The genomic DNA GCTTTTGTAGTACTGACCGAATCGAAATTGgaagcaaatgatgcaatattgtGTGGCAATCATGAGATTTCATTCCAACAAGCCAAAGTTTTTCCATAATAACAAGATTCTTGATATTTGAACAAAATCAATCTGGTAACTTCATAAGAAGAAAGGATGAGCCAACTACCTTCTTTTCCGCATTTGATAAGTTCCATGAAGCCAAAGGTACCTTCTCTTTCTTTCCGGGAGTTTTTGGCCTCAGCTCCGTTCTTATTCCTATGTCAGCCATATCAAGACGGACAGACTCCCTATCTTTTGTCTTTCCAGGAATATTTAGCAAAGTTCCGAGCAAAGattcacatatatttttctcgatATGCATCACATCGAGAACATGCCTCACCGAATCTTCTATAACTGGTTGCAAGAACACGTCGATAAGTGGTTGCAAGAACATGTCGATATCATTTCCAGGCTCAGTCGGTTCTGATATTAACAAGCAAAGCATAATGTACTTACTTTTCATATAGAGCCAAGGTGGAAGGTTGTAAACCGATAACAAAACAGGCGAACTTGAATATTCAGTACGGTTGCCATGAAAAGGATTGAAACTATCGGAGGATAAAGCCAACCGAAGGTTCCTACTCTCTGATGCAAAATCAGGCCACTCTTGATCGACATTTTTCCATGTTTGCGAGTCAGTCGGATGCCTCAGTTTACCATCCTGTTCTCGCTCCGTCTCGTGCCAGGTCATGTTATTTGCAATCTGAGGTGTGTTGAACAAATTTCTTATTCTTGGTATCAACGGAAAATACCATAAAACCTTTGCAGGGACTCCTTcctgtttttctcctttcttatTCAATTTCCATCTAGAGGCCTTACATATACGACAAGTTGTTTCATCTTCATCTATCTGCCCACGATATAAGAGACAATTATTCGGGCATGTGTGTATCTTCTCATACCTCATTCCTAATGTACATAAGGTTTTCTTTGCTTCAATGAAAGAAGAAGGGATATTGTTGCCATCCGGAAGCAAAGACCCAATCAATAAAAGAACATCAGAAAAACATGAATCAGACATACCATGCTTCACCTTCAAGTTGAATAACTTAACCAAAGCTTTCATCTTACTGTAATTCTCACAACCTGGATAAAGAGGTTCATGCTCAGCTTCCACGTGATTGATGAAATCTGAAGAATCTGaagagaaatcatcatcatcttcGTCAGCTTCACCCTTTCCTGTGTACGCTTGGTTAACAGAACCAGAGGAGTCACTTTCCTCCTGTGGAGGACTTTCTACCGGATTTATCTCCCCGTGCCATATCTAGTGTGTATAAGTTTCATCAATGCCATATTGGAAAAGATGATTTTAAACAATCCGAGCTTTCCAAGATTTGCTGTGTGCGCACTTTAAGCAGGGACAACTTATTTTGTCTTCGTTATACCCGTTCTCAAATGCAAACATCAGTAAATCGTCCACTCCTTTTTTAAACTCTTTTGTTCTTCTATCAGCTTTTAACCATGATCTATCCATCTTTTGACTTGAACAAACTGAAAAAGAGAAATGGCATAATGATATGGTCAAAACGACACAACTACAAAATGACACAACTACAAAAACGACATGGTCAAATAAGATGAATCCTTTTATTGGAGTCATGGTCAAAATGACACAACTACAAAAACTGCAGCTACACTATCATAACAGAGCAATGATATGGTCAAACCTGCAACTCCAAAAACAGAGCAGAGATGTACATTGAGCAATGATAAGCAAAAACATCTAACACAAACATAACATTGAGCTAGAAAAACATAACATAACTACAAAAACTAACAACTATATTAAACTTGAGTTGAGCAGAGAACATTGAGCTACAAAAACATAACATAACTACAAAAACTGTAACTATAAAAACACAAATTAAATTACATCTAAATGAGTTGAGCTACAAATTAAACacaaattaaactaaaaattaaacacaaacaaaactaaaaattaaacaGAAATTAAACTACAGATTAGTTGACCTAGATTAGTTGAGCTACAAATTAAAAAGAAATTAAACTATAGATGAGTTGAGCTAGATAAGTTGAGCTATAATTTAAACACATATCCAAAGCACACATAAATTCAAGTAAAATGTAGTCCCCAAATTACTAAACAGAGGAGCTCACATAGAAAATCAAAGGCTTAAACACCAAAAACACTAGAAACAATGGAGGTTGAGTAGGTGGAATTACCTATAACGGAAGTGAGTAAAAGGAGGGAGCCGCCTCCGTGATGAAGTAGAGAGTAAGAGAGTAAGGGAGTCGATGAGATGATAAGCGAGGAACGACCTAATTTCACTATGCAGTTGTTCAAACATAATTAAAGCTCAATGACTGTGATATTATCTTAAATTTTGAGTACACGTTTGTGTGATTTCCGGGTAAAAGATCGGATTAATTCATCAAGTCGATGAATCTCTAACTCAGTTTAGGATTTTAGAAATTTCGGGTTGTGTGATTTCCGGGTAAAAAATCGGATTAATTCATCAAGTCGATGAATCTTTTTCTCGGTTTAGGATTTACGAGATTTCGGGTTGGGTGATATACGGGGAAAAAAACCGAAGTATTGCATCATGTCGATGAATCACTAACTCGATTTAGGATTTGCGAGATTTCGGGTTGTGTGATATACGGGAAAAAACCGAAGTACCACATCATGTTCTCTAACTCGGTTTAGGATTTTCGAGATTTCGGGTTGTGTGATATACGGGAAAAAAACCGAAGTACTGCATCATGTCGTTGAATCACTAACTCGGTTTAGGATTTGCGAGATTTCGAGTTGTGTGATATACAGGAAAAAACTGAAGTACTGCATCATGTCGATGAATCTCTAACTCGGTTTAGGATTTACGAGATTTTGGGTTGTGTGATATACGGGAAAAAAACCGAAGTACTACATCATGTCAATAAATCACTAACTCGGTTTAGGATTTGCGAGATTTCGGGTTGTGTGATATACGGGAGAAAAACCGAAGTACTGCATCATGTCGATGAATCTCTAACTCGGTTTAGGATTTGCGAGATTTCGGGTTGTGTGATATACGGGAAAAAAACCGAAGTACTGCATCATGTCGATGAATCACTAACTTGGTTTTCCATATTAAAAAGATTACGGGTTGTGAGATATACGGGTAAAAAACCGAATTACTGCATCATGTCGATGAATTACTAACTCGGTTTAGGATTTGTGAGATTTCGGTTTGTGTGATATACTTATCTGGGTTATTTTGGGTACATTATATTCATAATCTGATCTTATTAATATGATATACTTATTCGTATAAATTTATCGAAATTGTAggataaaattaattaattgaaCATATAATGTATAAGATCATATTTTTAACAATACACTCATCCGTATAAAATTATCGAAATTGTTGGATcaaaatattattaacaaaataTTAACAGAACCGTTGTTACAAAGGACGTCTAATTACACATATTTAGACAAAACTGTTGTACCTAAATCTAACATGGTtgtttctaaaaaattattttcactTATTTTACTTTTAGTAACAAAAACAATATTATACGAAACTGCATTGGCCGTTAGATGAAAGCCAGCTTGCAATCTCATCCAATGGTTTGATTTTTCATTTTCCCCCAAATCGTTTTTTTCTCCCCCCATTTTTCCCGGTGTTATAAAGTAACATTTCAGCTCATTTCAGCTCATTTCATCTCCTCGCAACCCACGATCATTCAACCCCAGCTTAGCGACGATTTCGACGATTATACCCACGATCACTCCATCTCCAGCTTAGTAAGGTATATGCTCAACCCTAGAGCAAAGATTTCATAGATTTTTGGGGATTTTTTCTTGGGGATTTTCGATTTCATAGCTTCTTATTTTGGGGTTTTTTTTGGGGTTTTTCGATTTCATAGATTTGGGGGTTTTGTGTATATGGATTTGGGTGGTTTTTTGATTATATGTATTTGAGGTTTTCATTCGATTACAAAATTTGGGATTTTGTGTATAAAATTTTGCATGCAACAGCTCAATCAATTAAGGGTGTGTTATTCCTTTTTATGCTATTTGTATACCTTTTTATATGGTTGTTGACTTGTTTGTTGAGGTGTTTACTGATGATTCTTGTTTGGGTGGTTGATGATTCTTTTTTATGTATTTCGGGTTTTTATGCtgtttatattcctttttattcCCTTTTACTGATGATTTGAGGATGTTCTGgttggatgatttgatgatttggGTGGTCGATGATTTGATGATTGGTTGCCTTGTTTGTTGAGAtgttatattcctttttatgcttggtttcgtttttttttctaattttgaTTTTAGAAATTGAAGTTTGATAAATCGGATATGGTTAATTTGCTCATATTTGCTGTACCTGGGTTTGATAAATTGAAGTTACCTGGGTTTTATATGAGTTGTAAAATTTGAGCAAATGAGACTTTTATATGTTAGCAAATGATCTAATTAATATGTATCTAATTCATATGTTATCTGATCTAATTCATGGTTTAATATATGTTTTTTCTGACAAAATATCAAGCATATATGTTGTCTGAATTGGAATAATTTTACGTGAATCTTGACTTATGTATGATATCGGTTGTCTGAATTGGAATAATTTACTGAAGATATATGGTAGTTTATGTTctaaaacaaataattattaactaaatGAAAATTGGAGACGTCTATAAGTCTTATTGGTATGCTAGTTTATATGTTAGTTTATATGTTAGCATATTTGACTATATGCTAGTTTATATGTTAGCATATTTGACTATATCCTAGTTTATATGTTTTATGTTTGTTATGTTTTATATGTTTGTTTTTCTGTGGCATATAGATTATGGCTACACCTAAAAAGACAATCGATTCAAAGAAGTCAGAGTTAAAGACGAGAAAGTCACCAAGGATAGAGAATAAGAGTAAGGAGTTTAAAAGGAACAACCGATCTTTATCCCATCAGAGTACGATGAATGTGATCAGGGCTTTAAGGAAGACAAGATCCTGTAACAACCAGACACCCACTGAGACCCCCACCCCATCCACTTCTTCCCCAAAATCCGTAAAGAAGAAGGCTATATCTGAAACCTTGCAGAAAGAAATTTCGAAAAAAAGGAAGTGAGCGAAGCCTGTTACCACCACAAATGATAGTCAAGGACTAAAACTGCTTAAGCGAGGCTGTGTAACCATGCATCGAATTATAAGATGGAAGATCATGGGAAACAAACTTACAGTAACTTTTAATGGTAAAGGAGAGCCGTTTGGTCCTGAAGCGGCAGAGATGCAATCCCATATTGGGGTTTTGGCGAGAACCAAACCACTAATATGTCATGATAGTTGTAAATGTGTACCTGATGAAGTAAAGACAAAGATTTGGGACTGTGTGCCGGTAaaacaaattaaaaatattatgttGATTTGCTTCTTTCATTATATATTCATTTTTGAAATTGTTTTTTTTAACTTGCTCATTTTTTAAAAACTGCTTATGTTGATTTGGTACTGATGTGTATCTGATATATTTTTAATTGCTCCAATATATAGATGGCTTTTGTTTTGCCTCCGTCCGCCAAGAAGTTGGTTTTACGTTCGGCGGGTCAAAAATGGAGGGAGTTTAAAAGTCGGCTGACGACACAATACATTCTCCCTTATCGAGATCAACCTGAAATGCTGGCATATCCTCCTGCAGATTTTTCTTTTATAGAAAAAGCACATTAGGATATATTTGTTGCTAATCGCACGTCACCTGAGTTTTTGGTATGTTTCTACTTAGCATTTATGAAGCACTTGATGACTTGTTAAGCATTGGAACAATATATACTTACTAATCATCTTATAACCAAACTTATGCTTTTTATGAAGAAATGTCATGATAAAGCTGTAGGAAAAAGGATGCTAAGTGTATATCCTCATCGCATGTCTCGAAAAGGTTATGCTAACCTCGAGAATGAATGGGTAAGTAATAGTGAAAAAACTTAGTTATTACTCAAGTAATGTGACTAATGCTTATACTATTACTAAGGAGTTCATCTACATATGAATGCAGTATCAATCTCATCCAGATGAAGAGGAAGTTGATCGATCATCAACCTGGGTCCTCGCAATGAAGGATAAAGATGGAAAATTTTTAAGTGACGTTGTTCAGAAAAAAGCAGAGGAAATTGTAAGTAATAAATTTGTGTCTTAATTCAGTTTGTTCACTACCTCATCATTTAATTAGGACCTTTTTTCCCTAAATTGTTAGCAAACTTTGAATTCCATATTATACTCCATGTACAAGTTTGACAGTTACATAATTGGATTAGTCTTTTATATGGAAATAGCACATACTGATGATATGGTACTCGTAATATTGTAGGAAAAACTGAAAAAGGAGGTTAAGGAAGGGACACTAAAAGCAGAAGGTGTTGACGATGTTTTGACCCTGGCGCTTGGTAAGCCTGAGCATGGTGGGAGGGTCCGTGGCCAAGGTGTTCATGTAAAATAGAGCATTTACTTTGATCTCCCTAGGCAAAAGAAAGCCAAGAAAATGGATGAAAAGATACAGGAAAGAGTTCAGAGATTCATGGCAGAGGAAACTCCAAAGATTATCAAGGAGAGAGATGCTTTCTAGGCTGCAGAAATGGAGAAGCTCAGGGCAGAGATTTTGAAAAAACCTGTACAACAAGATGGTAGTCCGAAACACACTTCCCAACAAGCAAGTTGTCACTCTGATGACGGGGTTGACGGGGATATAGGTGTAAAGAATCCTTATACACCTGAAGCTGCAAAGAAGAAAATTCCGGTTCAAAAAGAGGGGGGTGTTCAAAAGTTTAAGAGGATTGATACTTTGTTTATTGATTTTACGGAGGAACGTGATGATACTCAGAAGGTGTCGGGGAGGATGAAAGTTTTAGGTTTGTTGAGGAGAACACATGTGAGCAGGTGAAAGTGAATGCTTTAGATAATTCTTTGATGAAATTGGCTGTAGGATCGCTCAGCAACATTGTAGCTTGTGCGAGGATTGATGAAGTAGTCGTTCCTGAGGGTGGAGAGCAGAAAATCCATGGAGCAAGACTTGGTGAAGAGAATGCAAGAGTGTCAATCACCTAAGTCATTCAAGGTGATGCCAAGATTCCCTTCCCCATCGGGAATGAAATTGTGACTGTGGAACAAGCCGTAGGAACTTTTATCCCATTGCCGAGAAGCCTGATAACCTCAGGGAACAGTAACACTTCTAATGTTTTGTCAGTTCCAAAGGTCATAATCTTTTTCTCTTAGTATTTTTACTGCATGTAGTATGTATTTCATACTATTTTAACATGGTTGTTTTTTTGCAGAAAGgcaagaaaaagaaaataaagaagaCGTTTAAAGTGGTTGCAGATGTTGAACCAGAGTTTATGCTTGAGAAGGGTGAAAATTACCCATCTGGACTTAAGCGTTTGTGGACATGGGCACAAGGTGCCCTAGCTGATGGGAGGACTGTTTCTTTTGACCTATGCAAAGAAGCCTTTGCCTCGACAAAGAAACATGTCATTTACTTATCAGATATTTATGCGGTGTGCTCTGGAGGTGAAATTTCAGGCTCTTTCATTTGCCTTTTTATTCAGTAAGTTTCTCcacatatttaattattattttgtaGATAATCCCTTATCATACTCTACTCACTAATGCTCATTTTATATGTAGCTTGTTAAATGATCATGTCAGAAAACAGAAGATGAGCAGCATGATAAGGTTTGCAGATCCGAGCACGATTGGTGCCATCGGATGTGGTAATGCAGGCCAGAGGTCACGTGCACTGGCTGCACATTTTAAGAATGCTAAGAAAGGACAGTACTTTCTATTGCCTTACAATGCCATGTAAGTTTTAATAGAATATCCGCGTAGACATTCTAATATAATTTTATGGTTAAACATGATTATATGTCCTGCAGTATATTAGTTGATTTTTTAAGAGCATCATAAGTGAAATTCAAATTTTAAGGTTAAATCTGATAATATTCAGTGAAATTCATAAGTTTAATTACTGAGTTTATAACTGGAAATGTTTGTTTTAATTTTTGGGTTGAATTTTTACAATAGGTTGATATTTAAAATAAGTGAGGATGTGTCACCTTGGATTATTTTTGGGTTATTAATATTGGCAACATGGTGTGCATTAGTACAAGATTTGCTTAAGTACAATATTAATATTAACATGGTGTTCAATTGTTGCAATTTGAGTACCAACCATTGGACTCTGACTGTTGCAAATCCTGAGGTGGAGATTGACTACTACATGGACCCTCTCTAGCGTCGAATTGTTAATGGGGAATGGGTCGATGTTGTGGACAAGTaagtttaatttataatttttgtgCATGTAGTTTTGAACCATAAAAGACCACATATTTTTCAGtgatttgatttttttgttgGTTTTTATGTGGTTGCAGTGCCATTAAAATTTACAAAGAGGATCTGAACAAGGTTGTGAAGAAGAAAATATTGTGGGAGAACATGGTTGCAAAGAggatcttcttcttcttcttcttcatcttcttcttcttcttcatcttcttcatcttcttcttcttcttcttcttcttcttcttcttcttcttcttctttcttcttcttcttctgcTTCTCCTTCTGCTTCTCCTTCTActtctccttctccttctccttctccttctctttctccttctccttctcattctccttctccttctgcttctccttctccttctccttctccttctccttctccttctccttcttcacGCCGAATAAATGGTATTTGTCCATATTATACAAAATTAACAAAAAGTGAAAATGAAGTCGATGCATTAGATCTATCTTCCTGAAAAGCGTCCTCTATATCTTTTTGCGCAATGATAGATTCATCAATTAGGCGACTTTGAGATTTGACCACCGTATACATTTTCGCTTTTGGATTCAATACACTAGGAACATAATATACTTGTGAGGCTTGACTAGCTAAAATAAAAATCTCATTTGACTTTAATCATGAAGTCATATCAATTGTAACCACACGATTCTTATCAATTCGCACACTATTATCGACACTATCAAACCATATATATTTCAACAATTATACATGATTGCATCCTTGATAAATAAGTCAAATAATTTCTTGTAGTTAACCATAATAGTGAAGATTATTTCCGTGCATATTTCCTTTAAAAACAATACAAGAAtcggatgcagattttgttgaAAATTTATATCCATTAACTTGACAAGTCTCAAAAGTCATGACTTTTAATATCGGTCCTTCAAGCAAGTCCTTAAAACGAGATCTTTCCACCTCATCTTTATCAACCTAATGATAAAAAAACATGTGATGCAATGTAGTAATTATAAGAATTAAAAAAAACATGTAATTAAGGTTGCAAAATATATAAATACCTTTTGTTTAAACCAAGTTTTAAATCAACTCTTGACAATACGATCTAAATCTTGTGGTGTTGTTTCCGGGCGTTGTCTCATAACACGATCTTGGTactttataaaatataaaatcatGCATGTGTCATTATCAAAATTATTACGCATATTGTTTAAAGTAAGATTTTGGTACCTTAGATAAGGTTGAACTTCAGGAGAGTTTAAAAGAACATATTCTTCCGCTAACTCTCGTCCATCATCATTCATGTATCGAGTTCTTTCTTTTCCAAGAGATTGAATTGGATATTTGAAAACTTTTCGAAATTTTGCAGATCAAACAAAACCTCGTTATGACGTACTTTATTATCAATCATATTAGAGGCAAAATAAACGGAACAAATATTACGAATCTCCTCCTCCATATATCGTTCGGTAATTGAACCCTTAACTCTTGCTTTATTACcgactttttgttttaatttcCCAAACAAACGGTCAATCAGATATATCGAATGCCAATAAGCAGGTTCGGCAAGTCTAATTTCTTTGGCTAAATGTACAACCAAGTGTTCTGTCGAATCAAACTAACTTTGAGGAAAAATCATTTCCAACAAAAACTACGCTTTGATAACCGATTTTTCCATTATTTCCAAATCGGTTTTTTTAACCATGGATGAGCATATATCTTGCAAAAAGTTAGAAATTTTCGTGATGGCATCCGCAATAAGCGCCGGTAGAAGTTCACGAATTGCAAGAGGtaataatttttgaagaaaaatatgACAATCGTGCAATTTGAATCCGTAAAATATACACTCTTCAACACTGCAACAACATGATATATTTGAGCAATAACCATCTGGAAGTTTTAGAGCACTAATTCATGCACACAAAAGTTTACGTTgttttctagtaagggaataaGGTGCTTTAGGTGACTTTTCTTTTTCATTGATCCACAAATATGGTAACACCCCAAAATGCTTGCAATCCGCTCTTACTTTTTATGATCTTTTGACTTTGCCGCATCAACAATAGTAAAAAAATGTTTCCAAAAACATTTTTTTCCGTATGCATGATGCCAATTGAATATCGTAAATTATGTGATGACCAATAAGGGAGTTCGTAAAAGATTGGGACAAGAGTCCAATGAAACTCTTCCCCGTATCCCACACTTCTTGCCTTCGAATTAGTCTTTCCGGGTGGTGGAAAAACTGAAGTATCAAGCAACTTCTTAACACCCTCCCCGGATAAATGACCACGAAACAATCTTCTTTCTTCATTATTAAACAAATTACTTTTTTGACAGAGTGGATCATTTGATTCAAGGAATATTCGGTTCGCGCCATAGAAACTATACTTTCCATAATATTTTAATTGAAACCCTTGCACACTTCCAAGACACACTTGACATCCCATTTTTTCCTTTAATCGACAACCCACTTATTATACTCATAGCGGGATAGTCACTAATTGTCCACATAAGAGCCGCTCTCATTGTAAAATTTTATGTCAAAGATTGGTCGTATGTTTTCACTCCGGTATTCCACAATATCTTCAATTCATCGATGAGAGGCCTTAGATAAACGTTAATATCTTTTCCAATGCTATTTGGACCCGACATTATATCGGTCATGAACATATAAGGCTTTTTCTTACACATCGATGGTGGAAGATtgtagacaactatcaccacgGACCACACACTATATGTTTTTTTCTGTAGGGCCAAAAGGGTTGAAACCATCGGTCGCAAGACCAAGTCTTATGTTACGAATCTCTTGAGCAAATGATGGATACCAACGGTCAAAATTATTCCACTCTTCTCCATCCACGGGATGTCTTATTTCTCCTAATTTCACATCTCTATTTTTGTACCATCTCATGTTATCGGATGTATGTGCCGATATATATAAGTGTTGTAGTCGAGAAATCAGAGGAAAGTGTCTTAAGATTTTTTTTGGTATTTTTTACCATCTTTCCTAGCAACATCCCGATAACGATCTTCGCCACATATATCACACACAACTTTAtccttgtcatctccataaaataacatacaatTTTCTCACCTAAATCAATTATTCCATATTCAACCCTCAAATCCTTCATAATTTTCTTCATTACATAATAAGTTTCGGGTAATGTATCCTTTTTTGGTAACACATCCATAAGAAGTTTAGGCAAACTATCAAAAGCTTTATTACTACAATGTGAGTTATTTTTGAATTCCAATAATTTTGTGGTAAAACTTAATCTTGTGTACTTTGTATTACCAGGATAAAGAGGTGCTCCATTTTCAACAATAACCTCGTACAATTTTTTAGCACCATCATTTGGAGCTTCTTCTACATTCATAGTTTCCGTatccgtagtgtcataaaattcataatttttaCCAGAAAAATTATGTAATATCGCATTCAAATCTACCGGTTTTTCTACTCTCGGAGGTTCCCGAACATAACGACGATGATGTGATGTTCGACTACATTGTCTTCCTATCTTTTCACCGTGCGACGTCCACACGGTATAACTCTCAAGCATTCCTTTAGCGAGCAAATGAAATCTAACATCATCAATTTGTAACCAATTCAAATTTGTACAACGTTTACAAGGACACGTCATTGTAACAGTTTCTTCTATTCTATTCTCAAGagcaaattttaaaaatatttctacACCAATTCTATATTCCGGAGTCAATGAAATTTTATCACTTTGCAATTGATTACCAATCCAACTACAATCAATGGTTTCTATCTACAAATAATTAACATGCATTccattaaaaataaaaaatattcaATAGATACCAATATACATTACACAAACACaatataaacacacacacattGATTACAATAAATGAGAATAACTTTAATTTCTCATAAAAAACATATTTACCATTCAATACATTAccaaaatatatttaatatatacaacaaatacaaacacacacacacacattaattaattaaaataatgaGAAAAACTCACAATTTCTCTATTACTCCTCCATTTCAATTCTCTTCAATTCTCCTCTTAGTTGTTTTTTATATTTTA from Apium graveolens cultivar Ventura chromosome 5, ASM990537v1, whole genome shotgun sequence includes the following:
- the LOC141660214 gene encoding uncharacterized protein LOC141660214, whose amino-acid sequence is MGLHLCRFRTKRLSFTIKSYCFAHFLFFEISFCKVSDIAFFFTDFGEEVDGVGVSVGVWLLQDLVFLKALITFILNVMFVLDVFAYHCSMYISALFLELQIWHGEINPVESPPQEESDSSGSVNQAYTGKGEADEDDDDFSSDSSDFINHVEAEHEPLYPGCENYSKMKALVKLFNLKVKHGMSDSCFSDVLLLIGSLLPDGNNIPSSFIEAKKTLCTLGMRYEKIHTCPNNCLLYRGQIDEDETTCRICKASRWKLNKKGEKQEGVPAKVLWYFPLIPRIRNLFNTPQIANNMTWHETEREQDGKLRHPTDSQTWKNVDQEWPDFASESRNLRLALSSDSFNPFHGNRTEYSSSPVLLSVYNLPPWLYMKSKYIMLCLLISEPTEPGNDIDMFLQPLIDVFLQPVIEDSVRHVLDVMHIEKNICESLLGTLLNIPGKTKDRESVRLDMADIGIRTELRPKTPGKKEKVPLASWNLSNAEKKLVETLCQLEKHFPPSFFDVMIHLSIHLVREVKLCGPIFLRWMYPFERYMKAFKGYVRNPAHPEGCIAEAYVAEEAVECLVNFEEATIGLPKKGRDEQNGITRPLSGVTIIKPSNEDLQLAHICFLQNSNDIRPYFDEHMASLMERYPQHENDQIETELLHDHNGITDEIRWIAEGPNKNVLTFSGYRIKGVSYSTKDGDDNRQVQCSGVSVVVDTLMLVEKDNTVEHTAHTYYGVITSIWELDYNKFRVPIFRCNWVDINKGVKVDDLGFILVNLNKLRFVNDPFVLGKHVKQVCYIDDPLEKFWSVVLKLPEKKFMTTLMREMMAL